ACCGCACGGACTGCGTCGTGCGCGCGGCCTGGAACGCGGGCTTCGCCCGGGGCTGGCGCTTCCTCGTCGAGGACGGAGGAACGCTGCGCGAGGTCGAGGAGAGCGGAGCGGGCGAGGCCGCCGGACAGTCCCTCCAGTTGCTGGCCGGGCTCGATCTGCGCGTGGCCGGACGCATGCGTCCGCCAAATCTGCCGGCCACCCACCAGCTCGAACCGGATGGCAGCATCCTCCCCGCGCAGCCTCCGCCCTCTGGACCGCGTCCCCTGCCCTCGCCCCTGGTGATGGGGGACACCCGGCTCGAGACCCTCTCCCGCTTCGTCCTGGAACCGGGAGAGGGCCTCCTCCATGAATGGCGCGGCCAGCGGTGGAACACGGTCTCCGGCGCGGATGGGCTGCTCCGGGTGGGTGAAGGCACCGGGGCCCTGGCCGCCGTCGCGCGCCTCGAGAGCCCCTGTACCCACCTCGCCTCCGGCTTCCTCGTTCCCTCGCGCCGGGGCCTCACGCTGCTGAGCCCCGAGGGGTGCCACGTGGGCCTCACCGCCTCGGGACAGCGCGCCGACCCGTTGAACCTCCTCGAGCACCTCGAGTACGCCCACGTCCCCCACGCCCTGCCCGCGCTGCTCTTCGTCGTGCTCGGGTTGCCGGCGCTGCTCATCCCAACGAGCGTGGCGAGCCGGCCGCGGGCTCGCGACCACCGGCTGCTCGTCCGCGCGCTGCTCGCCTCCTGCTATCTGCTCGGCGCCCTGCCGCTCCTGTCATGGCTGTGGCCGCTGCTGTCCTGACAAAAGACGAAGGCTTCCGCCCGGAACACGGACGGAAGCCTCGGAGCGAGCCACCCGAAGAGGGGTGACCGGAACTACAGCAGCTTCATCAGCTCGGCGCGCTTGGCGTTGTACTCCTCATCGGAGAGCACGCCCGCGTCCTTGAGCTCCTTGATCTCCTTGAGCCGCTGCGCCGGGCTGCGCGTGTCGGCCGGAGGGGCCGCGGCGGGAGGAGGCTGCTGGGGCTGCTGGAACTGGGGCTGCTGCTGGTTCTGGTTGTTGGCGAACATCTGGGCCATGCCGAAGCCCATGCCCATGCCCATGCCCTGCAGCGCGCCGTCCGAACCGCCACCGCCCTTGGCCATGCCCTCGGACGCGCCGAGCATCGCCTGGCCCTGGGCGTACTGCTGGAAACCACCGGCCAGACGCGAGTAGGCCACGTCCTTGGACAGCTTCTTGAGCGTCGCCTCGTCCTCTTCCTTGATGCTGACGTGGAAGTTGCCCATGCGCACCACGGTGAGGCCGTAGGTGTCCACATGCGGCTTGAGCCCGGCGATGACCTCGGTCTCGATCTCCTCGGTGTACGCGCCGCTCGTCACGTCCAGCAGCGGCCAGCGCTTCTTCACCAGCAGCTCGGCGATGCGATCGCGCGTCACCTTGAGCACCTGGCTCTTGAACCAGCTCACGAACTCCGCGTTGTTGGTGCGGCCCATGCCCACCAGGCCCACCACGAGCTTCTCCGGCTCCGTCACCCGGATGGAGAAGTCGCCGTACACCATCGTCCCGATGCCCAGCCCCGTCTCCGGATCGCGCACGTCACCGATGGGGCCGCCGAACTTCAGGCCCGTGAACTCGCGCGTGGAGACGAAGAAGATCTCCGCGATGAACAGGTTGCCGCCGGTGAAGCCCTCGATCAGGCGGCCAATGAACGGAATGTTCTTGGTGTCGAGCTGGTGCCGGCCCGGCCCCAGCTTCCCCTCCACCTTGCCGTCCTTCACGAAGAGGGCGACCTCGTCCGCATCGACGGTGAGCTGGGTGAGCATCCGGACGTTCTTCTCCGGATACTTGTAGACAATCTCGCCCTTCGCCTCGTCAGCCCGCGCGATGAAATTGCGCTGCGACTCGCCCTTGATCGTATCGAAGAATCCCATCGTGCTTTCGTCGCCTCCAGAGAACGCGTCGACCACCGGGAGTCCACGCCGCGTTCCTACTTCAACGCATGACGCGTGAACCTATTGCATGTGGGCGATGTCCATACATCCCCGCCCGGTCCCTGGAAACATGCCAAAGGGCCCGGTCGTTTGCCAGTCAACCGGATGGGCGGGCGTCGTTCGGTTGTCAGCCCCAGCGGCTGAGGAGCCGCTCGCGGTCGAGCAGGCGGACACTGGCCCACAGCAGGGCCACGTCCAGCAGGAGCACGACGGCCCCCTGCACCGCGTAATAGACGGGGCCGGCGTTGAGGACCCCGGCCACCTGTCCCGCCACGAGACCCACCAGGGGCAGCACCACGAGCGCGGAGAGCTGCTGGGCGGTGCGAGCCTCGGCCACGCGCGCGGAGATGAGCACCGCCACGCCGTTGCCGAAGAAGGCGAACAGCGGCGCCAGCACGAGCACCCCGAAGGTCCACAGGGCGTTGGGCATCAGCAGCCCCTGGCCCAGGGGCCAGCCCACCACGTCCACGCCGATGCACAGCAGGAGGAAGGCCACCCAGGAGATGAGCACCGCCGGCACCAGCGACGCGAGGCTCTTGCCCGCCACCAGCTCCATCGCCGTCACGGGCGAGGCGAGCAGCGGCTCCAGCGTGCGCCGCTCGCGCTCCCCCGCGACGCTCTGCGAGGAGACGAGGATGGGGACGAAGACGGGCATCACCAGGAACATGCCGAACCAGTCGAGCAGGGTGCGCTCCACCAGGAAGCGTCCCGCGTTGGCGTTGAGCGGCAGGGTGGGATCGTAGAAGAGCGCGACGACGCGCAGGTTGCTGTCGTCGGGGTTGCGCGTGTACGTCCAGACGACCACCACGGGCACCACCACGAGCACCAGCGGCAGCGCCGCCATGGCGAGCAGCAGCGACGGGTTCTTGCGCAGATCCAGGAAGTCCTTCCAGAAGACGGCCAGCGCGCGCCGGGGATGGAAGCTCATGGGGCGCCTCGTCCTTCTTCCCGTCCTTCACGGATGAGTTCCAGATAGACCTCCTCGAGCGGGCGCTGGGCGGGAAGCGCGCTGCGAACCCGGGCGCCCGCCCCCACCAGGCACGCCACCACATCCGGCGCCTGGGACTCGTCCGCGAGCATCACCCGCAGCCGTCCGCCCTCGGCGAGCGAGGACGGGGCGAAGGGCAGCGCGGCCAGCGCCGGAACGAATCGCGAGGCCTCGCCCTCCACGGACACCTCCAGCGCGCTGCCCGTGCGCCGCAGCTCACTGAGCGGAGCGAGCGCGAGCAGCCGCCCCTTCACCACCGCCACGCGCGTGCACAACCGCTCCACCTCGGCCAGGTTGTGCGAGCACAGCACGAGCGTGCGCCCCTCCGCCGCCAGCTCCGCCACGGCGTCGCGCACGGTGCGCGCGGACTCGGGATCCAGACCGCTCGTGGGCTCGTCGAGGAAGATGACCTGGGGCTCGTGCACCAGCGTGCGCACGATGGCGAGCTTCTGCCGCATGCCCTTGGAGAAGCTCCCACAGGGCTCGTTCTCGCGCCCTCCGAGACCGAAGCGCTCGAGCCACGCCTGGGCCCGGGGCCACGCCTGGCGCTCGTCCAGCTCGTGCAGCTTCATGAAGAAGCGCAGGTTGTCACGCGCGCTGAGCCGCTCGTAGAGGCCGGGTTGTTCGGTGAGCAGACCCACCGTGCGGCGCAGGGCCTCCCCCTGGGTGCGCACCGAGTGGCCCCAGACATGCGCCTCGCCTTCCGAGGGCTGGAGCAGCCCGGTGAGCATGCGCACCGTGGTCGTCTTCCCCGCGCCATTGGGCCCGAGCAGGCCGAACACCTCACCCGGGCGGACGTCGAAGGACAGCCCCTGCACCGCGGTGCGGGAGCCAAAGCGCTTGGCGAGGCCCTGAACGGAGATGCCACTCAATCGATGGTCACCAGGATGAACTTGTTGTTGATGTCGCGGTCCACGACCGTCACCACCTTGTCGGTGCCCGCGTTCTGACGAAGGATGCCCAGCCGGTTGTGCTCCACGAGTGCCCACTCGCGGCCGGGCTGCTCCACGAAGGGCCGGAGCTTGGGCGTCTCGCGGATCTGCTTCACCGTGTTGCGCGAGTAGAACGTCTCCCCGCGCCAGTTCATCAGGTAGGCGGCGATGGGCTCACCCGCCTTGCGCTGGGCGTAGTAGCGCCAGAACAGATCGCGCTGGGTCCAGTGGTGGGACAGGTCCACCCAGTGCCCCCAGTTGAACCAGAGGGCGAAGCCGGCCGCGAGCGCCCAGAAGGTGCCGTACAGCATCACCCGCGCGCGCAGCAGGCAGGCCACCACCGCCAGGCCTCCGGCCACCGTGAAGGTGAAGCCCAGGGCCATCTTCACGTTGACGGGCTCGGACAGGGACTTGAGCAGCCCGTCCGCGGACGCCGGGGCCGTCACCCCCCGCGCGAGGGCGCCACCGCCCACCAGCAGCAGGAGCACGCCGAAGCACCACAGCCCCGCGCGCGACTCCGCCCCGGCCCGCCACGCCCGCCAGCCCACCCAGGCGCCCACGAGGAGCAGGGCCGCGCCCACCATGGGGGTGGCGGGCACCGAGCCGCGCGTGGCCATGGGCACGAGGAAGGCCACGCCCAACGCGAGGCACAGCCACGCCGTGGCGCGCGCGGTCGGCGAGGCGCCCGACTTCGGGGGAAGCACCCCCAGCCCGAGGTAGGCGCCCACGGCCAGCAGCACCAGCGTCAGCAGGTCCCCCACCCAGAGCGGGCGCGAGGCGAACATGGCGATGGGCTTGGTGACGAGCTCCATCGGGTAGGGCCGGTCGTAGTTGTAGACGAAGAGGTCGGTGAAGTCCTTCGGGTGGTTGGCCAGGTCATGGCCCACGAGCAGGAAGAGGACGAACCCGAAGACGAGGCTCACGGAGTGCTCGGCGATGCCCTCCTCCCACAGCCGGTCCACGAAGAGGGCGAGCAGGATGCCGAGGCCCGGCAGCACCGGGAAGACGTAGTGGTGGAACTTGGTGGCCGAGGAGGCCAGCAGGGTGAAGGAGAAGGCCACCCACAACATGGCGATGAGCGCCAGATGCTCCCTCTTGTCCCGCGAGCGCGGGCGCAGCCGCGACACCACCGCGAAGGCCCCCGGCACCAGGGCCACCCAGGGGAAGATGGCGAAGCCGCCCTGCTCGATGAAGTAGACGAAGGTGCCGCCCGGCGTGGTGGTGTGCACGCCCGCGCTCAGCCGGTTGAGGTGATCGTGGATGAAGAAGCGGTACCAGAAGAGCTTGCCCTCGTCGTCCACGCCATCGAAGAGGCACAGCACGAGGTACCAGGGCACCGCCACCGCGCAGAACACGAGGATGCCCGTGCCCAGCTTCATCTTGTACATCTGCGCCCACAACACCGGCATGGGGCGCTGTCCGGCGCGCACCTCGGCGCGGAACCCCCGCTCCAGCAGCCAGCGCAGGTGCGCGTTGAGGCTCGCGGCGTCATAGGGAATGACGGCGAAGAGCGCGTAGAGCACGAGGATGACGGCCGGCAGGCCCACGCCCAACAGACCCTTGGCCAGGGTGGACAGACCCGCGAACACATAGAAGGCGTACCACCACGCGGCACGGTGCCGCGTCTTGTCGTCGAGCTGGCCGATGAGCGCGCACGCCATCGCGCACACGAGCGTGGTGACGAAGGGCGTGTCCGTCACCGTCTGCCGCGTGAGCAGGAAGTAGAGCGGCATGGTGGCCACGATGAACCCGGTGGCCAGCCCCGCGCGCAGGCTCACCACCCGCGCCACCGCCAGCGACAGCAGCGCCACCGCGGTGATGCTCAACAGCGCGAAGGGCAGCCGCATGCCCCACTCCGTGTAGAGGTCCAGCGCCCCCTCGGTACGCAGCGACCCCACCACCTGCATGCCCAGCGCCTGCATCCACATGGTCAGCGGCGGCTTGGAGAAGAACCACGCGTTCTCCCAGTAGGGGAACACGTAGTCGCGCCGCTGCACCATCTCGCGGCCCACCTCGCCGTAGTGCGTCTCCCAGGGATCCCACAGGCCCACCGCGCCCAGGTAGGGCACGAAGAGCAAGGCCGCGAAGACGGCCGTCGCCAGGGCCACGCGCCACGAGGGCTCCAGCGCCATCCATCGGCGGACCCACGGCTCCTGGTGAATGCCCTTGCCGAGGACGGCCTCGGTGAGGGATTGGGGCTCCTGCTGCGCTCCGTTGCTCGCCACGAGGAAGCTGCCTCCGTCCGCATTGTCCCGGACTCCGCACCCGGGTCGCGGCCTTATATCCCCGCCCCGCTCCCGGGTGTGCACCTTCACCCGCGCGCCCCGTCGCCCGCCGCCGCGCCCGCTCCCCCTCCCGGCTCGCGGCCAGATGTCCGATGGACAACCGAGCTGTCAAAGTACCTTCTTGTGCGAAAAGCCCTGTCTTTTAGGACGGATACCCTTCTTGAGGTGCCCGGGGGCGTTCTGCTATAGCTGTAAGGGGACCCAACCCGTGCTGAAGCTCATCATCGAAGACGACGAAGGGCGAAAGACCGTAGTTCCCTTCATGCGCGACGAGATCACGATCGGTCGCCAGGAGGGGAACACCATCCGCCTGACCGAACGGAACGTGTCTCGCCGACACGCCCGCCTGCGGCGCCAGAACGGGCACGTGGTGGTGGAAGATCTGGGCAGCTACAATGGTGTGCGCATCAATGGCGAGCGCATCCAGGGGCCCGCCCAGGTCGAGGATGGAGATCTGATCCAGATCGGCGACTACGATCTGGCCGTCCAGCGCGAGGTGCCGCAGCCCGTCGCGCCCACCATCCGAGTCCCCGCCTCGGCCCTGCAGGCGGCGATCGCCCAGGCCGAAAGCGCCGCCGCCGCCGCGGCCGCCGCCCAAGGCGCGGCCAGCGAGGAGGACGAGGAGGATTCGGACGACAGCGCCGAGGACACGCCCGCCAATGCCGCCGAGGAGAACACCACGGTGCTGCCCGGCAAGCAGCGCCGCCAGTCCACCGCGGTCATCCGCCTGGATCAGGTGGAGATGAACCGGCCCCGCCGGCTCGAGTCCGTGGAGCCCGAGATCGCGCCGCGCCTGATCGTGGTGAGCCCCGAGTTCAAGGGCCAGGAGTTCGCCTGCATCCGCACCGAGATGCGGGTCGGCCGCACCGAGGACAACGACATCGCGATCGACCACCGGTCGCTCTCGCGGCTGCACGCCAAGATCGTCCGCGAGGACACCGGCGAGTGGCGCATCATCGACATGCAGTCGGCCAACGGCATGAGCGTCAACGGGGAGATCTACGCGCAGGCCTCCCTGTCGCACGGAGACATCGTCGAGCTCGGCCATGTGAAGCTGCGCTTCGTCGGCCCCGGGGAGAGCGCCTCGGGGCTGGTGAACGACGCGGCGGCGAAGGGCTCGAAGAAGGGGCTCGTGCTGGGACTGACCGGTCTCGTCCTGCTGGGCGCGGCCGGAGGCGCCGCCTGGTTCCTCTTCGGTCAGACCCCCTCCAGCCCGCCGGCCCCCGTCGCGGCGGCGGAGCCACCCGCCCAGGAGGCTCCGCCCACCCAGGCCAACACCGCCCCGCCTCCCGTGGAGCCCGCGACCGACACGACCCCGCCGCCCACCCAGGCCGCGGCGACGGCCGAGCAGAAGCTCCAGCCCGCCCAGGACGCCATCAAGGCGCGCGACTTCGACAAGGCCGTGGCCCTGCTCGAGGCCATGGGCGGCGCCGGACAGCGGCCCGCCCAGGCCGAGGAGTTGCTGAAGCAGGCCCGGGCGGAACAGGAAGCGAAGAAGAACCTGGAGCAGGCACGCAAGGCCTTCGAGGCGGGCAATCTGCAGGACGCCCAGAAGGGCCTCACGGCCGCCGGCAGCACGGTCGCCTTCGCCACCGAGCGCACCCGGCTCAAGGAGAAGGTGGACACGGCGCTCGCCAAGGAGGCCACCCGGCCCGCGGCCGGCACGGCGCCGCGGCAGGACCCGGTGGCCGACGCCAAGAAGCTGCTCGAGGACGGCAAGGGCCTGCTGCGTCAACAGCAGTACCAGGAAGCCGAGGCCGTGTTCCGCAAGTGCATCGCGGCCGATCCCACCAACGCGCCGTGCCAGATGATGATGGGCACCACGCAGGCGAGGATGGGCCACTTCGACAAGGGCGCTCAGTTCTACCGGGAGTTCTTGAGGCTCGCGCCGAATGATGCCAATGCGCCCAAGGTCAAGAAGCTGGTCGATGATTACGAGAAGAGTTTGAAAACAGGGGGCGGCAAGTAGCCCACGGGACGCGTGCCGCGCGCGTCGTCCGCTTCTGGCGCGTCCCTCCCCCAGGGCCACGTGCCTCCCCCCACACCCGAAGGAGCAGGTTCGTGCAGATCCGTATCCTGGTGGTCGATGATGAGCAGGACAACTGCGACTACCTCAAGCTCGTCCTGATGCGTGAGGGCTACGAAGTCGTCACCACGACGGACCCCACGAAGACGGTGGAGATCCTGCGCAGTGCCG
This genomic interval from Cystobacter ferrugineus contains the following:
- a CDS encoding SPFH domain-containing protein; amino-acid sequence: MGFFDTIKGESQRNFIARADEAKGEIVYKYPEKNVRMLTQLTVDADEVALFVKDGKVEGKLGPGRHQLDTKNIPFIGRLIEGFTGGNLFIAEIFFVSTREFTGLKFGGPIGDVRDPETGLGIGTMVYGDFSIRVTEPEKLVVGLVGMGRTNNAEFVSWFKSQVLKVTRDRIAELLVKKRWPLLDVTSGAYTEEIETEVIAGLKPHVDTYGLTVVRMGNFHVSIKEEDEATLKKLSKDVAYSRLAGGFQQYAQGQAMLGASEGMAKGGGGSDGALQGMGMGMGFGMAQMFANNQNQQQPQFQQPQQPPPAAAPPADTRSPAQRLKEIKELKDAGVLSDEEYNAKRAELMKLL
- a CDS encoding ABC transporter permease subunit, giving the protein MSFHPRRALAVFWKDFLDLRKNPSLLLAMAALPLVLVVVPVVVVWTYTRNPDDSNLRVVALFYDPTLPLNANAGRFLVERTLLDWFGMFLVMPVFVPILVSSQSVAGERERRTLEPLLASPVTAMELVAGKSLASLVPAVLISWVAFLLLCIGVDVVGWPLGQGLLMPNALWTFGVLVLAPLFAFFGNGVAVLISARVAEARTAQQLSALVVLPLVGLVAGQVAGVLNAGPVYYAVQGAVVLLLDVALLWASVRLLDRERLLSRWG
- a CDS encoding ABC transporter ATP-binding protein yields the protein MSGISVQGLAKRFGSRTAVQGLSFDVRPGEVFGLLGPNGAGKTTTVRMLTGLLQPSEGEAHVWGHSVRTQGEALRRTVGLLTEQPGLYERLSARDNLRFFMKLHELDERQAWPRAQAWLERFGLGGRENEPCGSFSKGMRQKLAIVRTLVHEPQVIFLDEPTSGLDPESARTVRDAVAELAAEGRTLVLCSHNLAEVERLCTRVAVVKGRLLALAPLSELRRTGSALEVSVEGEASRFVPALAALPFAPSSLAEGGRLRVMLADESQAPDVVACLVGAGARVRSALPAQRPLEEVYLELIREGREEGRGAP
- a CDS encoding ArnT family glycosyltransferase, with protein sequence MASNGAQQEPQSLTEAVLGKGIHQEPWVRRWMALEPSWRVALATAVFAALLFVPYLGAVGLWDPWETHYGEVGREMVQRRDYVFPYWENAWFFSKPPLTMWMQALGMQVVGSLRTEGALDLYTEWGMRLPFALLSITAVALLSLAVARVVSLRAGLATGFIVATMPLYFLLTRQTVTDTPFVTTLVCAMACALIGQLDDKTRHRAAWWYAFYVFAGLSTLAKGLLGVGLPAVILVLYALFAVIPYDAASLNAHLRWLLERGFRAEVRAGQRPMPVLWAQMYKMKLGTGILVFCAVAVPWYLVLCLFDGVDDEGKLFWYRFFIHDHLNRLSAGVHTTTPGGTFVYFIEQGGFAIFPWVALVPGAFAVVSRLRPRSRDKREHLALIAMLWVAFSFTLLASSATKFHHYVFPVLPGLGILLALFVDRLWEEGIAEHSVSLVFGFVLFLLVGHDLANHPKDFTDLFVYNYDRPYPMELVTKPIAMFASRPLWVGDLLTLVLLAVGAYLGLGVLPPKSGASPTARATAWLCLALGVAFLVPMATRGSVPATPMVGAALLLVGAWVGWRAWRAGAESRAGLWCFGVLLLLVGGGALARGVTAPASADGLLKSLSEPVNVKMALGFTFTVAGGLAVVACLLRARVMLYGTFWALAAGFALWFNWGHWVDLSHHWTQRDLFWRYYAQRKAGEPIAAYLMNWRGETFYSRNTVKQIRETPKLRPFVEQPGREWALVEHNRLGILRQNAGTDKVVTVVDRDINNKFILVTID
- a CDS encoding FHA domain-containing protein produces the protein MRDEITIGRQEGNTIRLTERNVSRRHARLRRQNGHVVVEDLGSYNGVRINGERIQGPAQVEDGDLIQIGDYDLAVQREVPQPVAPTIRVPASALQAAIAQAESAAAAAAAAQGAASEEDEEDSDDSAEDTPANAAEENTTVLPGKQRRQSTAVIRLDQVEMNRPRRLESVEPEIAPRLIVVSPEFKGQEFACIRTEMRVGRTEDNDIAIDHRSLSRLHAKIVREDTGEWRIIDMQSANGMSVNGEIYAQASLSHGDIVELGHVKLRFVGPGESASGLVNDAAAKGSKKGLVLGLTGLVLLGAAGGAAWFLFGQTPSSPPAPVAAAEPPAQEAPPTQANTAPPPVEPATDTTPPPTQAAATAEQKLQPAQDAIKARDFDKAVALLEAMGGAGQRPAQAEELLKQARAEQEAKKNLEQARKAFEAGNLQDAQKGLTAAGSTVAFATERTRLKEKVDTALAKEATRPAAGTAPRQDPVADAKKLLEDGKGLLRQQQYQEAEAVFRKCIAADPTNAPCQMMMGTTQARMGHFDKGAQFYREFLRLAPNDANAPKVKKLVDDYEKSLKTGGGK